Genomic DNA from Perognathus longimembris pacificus isolate PPM17 chromosome 6, ASM2315922v1, whole genome shotgun sequence:
GGTGAGGGGGTCAGAGCGCCTCCTGGCTGGCAGTTAGGAACTCTTCCGCCCGCTTGTGCGCCTCCAGCGCCTTGATGGTGTACACGTCCTGAGGCAGCTCCGACTTCCTCCGAAGCAGCACTTTCTCCTTCTTGATGTCTTTTAGCATCTACGCATGGACACGAGGAAGACAAGGAACAGGGGTGCTTCCTTCTCAGACTCACCCTGCGGCTTCTCCCTCCCAGACGTGTCTGTCACGCAGCCCCTCGCCCTCGTGTCCCCAGCACGCTCCCCACCTGCACTGCCTCAGTCTCCACTGTCCTCTTGAGCAGCTGGATGTCCTCGGCCGTGGGGGTCTCCGTCTCCATGGAGTACACGGGGGGCAGTGGCGGCGGCGCTCGGAACATGGGGTACTGAAAGGAACGGGGCTAGTGGGTTTGTGGCATCCTCCCCCTCCAAAACTCCTCCCGCAGGACCTGAGGACAGTGGCGGAACAGCCTCACCTGGGGGTTGAGCCGGGCGAGCTCCTCGATTTTTTGCCacatctcttctctttccttcattcGGAAGCGGCCCCTGAGGGAGCAAACATAGGATTGGGCTGGGCTTGAGAGAAGGAAACGagcgaggggcagaggggcagagaaGCGTCTCGGGGAGAGACAGACTCACTTCTGCTTCTCTGCCTTGTACTGTTGTGTGCAGTCATCAAACAGCTTCTGATTCATTTCCATGAACAGCTTCAGGGCATTGTAGATCAGTCCGTGGATTGTCCTGCCACGAGAGGAACGGTGAGCAGGGGCCGCCGGAACCCCAGCTTACTAAGGCTAAGGCTTTCTCGTTCGGCTCTTAGTTCACACGCTTCAGCGCTCAACTAAGGCCGGAGCGTGTGAGTCGtctgcccttccccccaccccgtgtTCCAAGGCTCCAACCCACTCGAGGCTGCCTTAGCAGGAAAGCCTTGCTTTCCACAGGTGCTCTAGGCAGCTCACACAGCTCCTCGCTGCGAGTCTCCAGAGCCGTGATGACCTGCAGGGTCGCTGAGGCCGAGGAGCAGCGACACTTAGGGAGTGCGGACATCTCACAGGGGCGTCTTTTCTCAGTCCCTCCTGTCAGTATGCAGTGGGTGCCAGCTCTACTTGCTGAGTGACCGGGTGACATCCCCGGCTCTTGAGTTCTTCCGCATTCCCACCgcccagccccggcccggcccctgccTGGTGCCCTACTTGTTCCAGTGGCTCTTGGAGTTCCTGTAGAGTGCGGGGAACATGATGGGGAGGACGCGGGCGGCATTGTCGCTGATGAGGCTCATTATGTATTCGTTGTTCCAGTAATAGAGGGCGCGCTCTGCCAcctggtggggagaggagggacctGTCTCCAGGCCTGCTTCTCTCCGCcgggagatgggggctggggcGTGCTGGCGCTGCGTCTTACCTGGAAATGGGGGCTGGAGACACATTTGGCAAGCTGGCGGAAGAGTGGTTCCATCACTTTACTGAACTCCGAGGGTTCGATGACATCCAGAATCTCCTCTAGCTCGTTCAAGAACATCACTTCCTTGGGGCTGTGGGTCTTGGGCCAAAACTTGAGAAGTCCCACAATCACCTGAAAGAGGACATGAGGAGAGGGTCTCAGCACTGCCAGTTCCCCACAGAGCCCTCCTGGGGCCCTCGCCCACCCCTCCCCTGGTGGAGTACCATTTGGGGACAGCTAACGGCTCAGGTTTCTCTGGCTTGGATCATTTCCTAGGTGTCTGTAGGTTTTACTTCTCCAAAGAGGAAACCACATCACCTGTCAGGCCATAAGCACCCACTGAGGGTACTTTCCACTGGGTACAGTGAGCAAGCAGCGCCCAGGGCAGTGAGAGGTCGGCTAACGGGCGCAGAAGGCGACTTACCGGCTCAGTCAGACTGCTCTCCTTCTCCAAGAACTGTACCACACAGTACGCCAGCTGCCAAGGGTGGGGAAGAAGGATGAAGCACAGGGCCCGGGGAGTCTCGGAGTCAGAGACAAGTGCCCAGCACGGAAGAGGAGGGTATAGGGAAGGACTTGGCCCCTCCCCCTCGCTGCCCCATCTCGGCTGCCAGGGGGCCATGAGGAGGAAGGCAGCTCACCTGAGGGTGATAGACACTCAGGGACTTGACTTTGTGAAGCGGGAGCAGGACTCGGATCAGAAACATCTTGTGCTCTTCCTTAAGAGGCAGGGCAAAGCCATTGATGATACTAGGAGGAAAGGGagaatttatttacttgtttttaggACCAAAGGGCCAGATCCAAGCTCAGtgcactctcccctcccccttacctgcCCAGGATCTCCAGAAGCTCGGCAATCCCATTGTGATGTTCCGTCTCATAGATGAACCTGAGAGCAGGGACGAGCAATGCCCACCTGGTCCCTTATGTCCCTCCAGCATTCTACAGTCGCCCACCTCCCCCCACTTTGCTCCCAAGCCTGGACCCCTGGCCTTACCTGTAGAAGATGTGGTTGATCTGCCTACGTATATATGCCCGGAGCCCCAAAAACTTGCCATAAATGCGATGTAAAATGGTTTTGAGAAAGTCTCGCTCTCGAGGATCCTCACTGTCAAATAGGTccaggagctgggggcgggggaggagagcAGACGGGCAGCAGTCAGGGGGGCTGGGCCCCGGGGTCAGGTCctctggggtgggaggagggcagtgTGGAAAGCTGAGAGCCGACTTCTACTGTACTGCTCTACCTCAAGTGACACATGGGGGTACGTTACATACCCCAAGTGGGGGCAGCACTGGGTTGCTTATTCCCCATTATGCTGGAAACTTGGGAAGGGTGCAGTaggctccgtgtgtgtgtgtgtgtgtgtgtgtgtgtgtgtgtgtgtgtgtgtgttcagcttTTTGTGTTTCAATgaggatgagtctcacagactttcctgcctgggctggctttgaactgggatcctcagatcttagcctccagagtagccagggtgacaggcgtgaggcactaGCGCGGGCTTGCAGTAGGCTTTGGACCCTCTTTGCTCCCATGGTGTCCTCGTTCCGGACAGAGACCAGTGCAGGCAAGACACGGGTGAGGGGTGTGGGCGAGAGGCGGCGGGCGAGAGCGGGGAAGGGCAGGACCTTCAAAGACTCACAGCAAGGACAAACTTCTGGTCAATGTATTTCTTGGCAATGTTTGGCTGGAAATCAGGAGACTCCAGGAATCGTAAGAAAAACTCGTACACCAGctgtggagggagggaagcacCCGCTGAGGCGGAGCCCAGGGCCCGGGAAGGCCCGCTCCCCGCAGCcgcggcccgcccgcccctcctggTACCTGGAGATGTGGCCAAGCAGCCTCCAAGGTGGGCTCATCTTCCTCTGGATCGAACTCGGCCCCTGTGGGGTTTGACGAAGGTGGCAGCGTCCGGAAGAGGTTCACTGAAAACTGAGGGGTGGGCCCAGCTTAGAACACCATCCCGGTTTCTCCAGGCCTCCAACCCTTGTCCCCCGCATGCCTCCGCCGTGCCCACCATGGTGACGGCCTCGGGGTAGATGGCCTCGGTGACGACGTCCCGGCTGTGGGTGATGTACTCCACCATCTCGTTGAGCCCTGCCCGCTTCACTTCTTTGAATTTGAGGTCACTGAGTGGATCTGACACGAAGTCAAAAAGGACGCAGCACTGGCGCAGCTTCTGAATGAACAGCTCCTCCCGCTCCTGGGTTGGTGAATCTGTGGGGGCCCCGGGCGTCAGGgtctcctcccaccttccagggGAGAAGCCACTGGCCTGACAGGCCTCTCCCACCCTGCCACTGCCCCCCTACCGGGCACCCCTACCTTGCAGAACTCCTCTCACGTTCTCTAGAACTTCCTTCTTTCCGagatacccccccaccccaaaccatcATTTTACCCAATACTCAGCACCTCTCCGGCCCAGCACCCAGGTCCCCGGATGTCAGCAAATACCTTTGAGGGCAGGAAGCTTCTGTAGCTCCCGGTTCTTGCTGAGGTTGAAGCGGGAGGAGCTTTGCCTTCGCTCCTTCTTGACAATCTGGGGCCCCCCTGAGTACTTGATCTTGCTGAGCTGTGTAGGGGGTGGCGTGCTATTGCTGGGACGCTTGTTGGATGCCGGTGGCTGAGACTGAGGTTGGGGTTGGGGCTGAGCCTGGGGCTGAGCCTGGGCCTAGTCAAACAAGCAATCGATTGAGGTCAGCTCCCCAAGAGATCCCTTCCACGCCCTCCCCAGTCTGCTTCTGCCTGCAAGCTGCTGTCCTTGCCCGGGAGGAAGACGGCCAAGGACAGAACCTGGGGCTGTAGCCTGGAAGGCGGTGGTGGAGAAGTCCCATCTCCTAAATGGGGCCCTCCGCCTGTGTGTCAGCAGCCTTCCACACTTTTATTCCAGTTCATGAGTAGACACAACGCACTGACGGACGGTGACAGAAATCAGAAAACTGGTCATCaggcctgggaatgtagcttactgGTAGAGCGCCAGAGTTCAACCCtcaatactgaaaaataaaatcatgggaGAATTAGGAATCCTCTAGATTAAgagaggagttaaaaaaaaaaagttaactttgCCTACTCGTATGTTTTGTAAAATTCCGTGGGGCGTGGGGAGTCTCTGGAGAATGGAGGAGTGGAAGAACGATGGGCCAGGCCCGGGGAGGCGCAAGGGCCCGGCAGGGCTCATtacccctctgccccctcctctcctccacctGAAAAGCCAGCCCCAGACACTGTGGGCACACAAGCGAGGCTTCCTCCAGGAGCAGGCCTGGCACGCGTCTCCTGTGGCCAGTACTCAGCCAGTGTCATTTTACTTAGACAATATGAGGTCCCCTGCGGCTCCTCCTTTGTATCAATGGtcaaacctcaggaacagtggggggaaaggtgggaggaaggTAGGAGGACCTTGACAT
This window encodes:
- the Ppp2r5d gene encoding serine/threonine-protein phosphatase 2A 56 kDa regulatory subunit delta isoform isoform X1, with amino-acid sequence MGGGGPRLSGRFVRVRANCRRSHRSTRAQRAGGGGETPSGPSAAVQNRSRSRSRRERGRRSGAGAGRAEMPYKLKKEKQEPPKLAKGTVKPSSSGKDGGGENTEEAQAQPQAQPQPQPQSQPPASNKRPSNSTPPPTQLSKIKYSGGPQIVKKERRQSSSRFNLSKNRELQKLPALKDSPTQEREELFIQKLRQCCVLFDFVSDPLSDLKFKEVKRAGLNEMVEYITHSRDVVTEAIYPEAVTMFSVNLFRTLPPSSNPTGAEFDPEEDEPTLEAAWPHLQLVYEFFLRFLESPDFQPNIAKKYIDQKFVLALLDLFDSEDPRERDFLKTILHRIYGKFLGLRAYIRRQINHIFYRFIYETEHHNGIAELLEILGSIINGFALPLKEEHKMFLIRVLLPLHKVKSLSVYHPQLAYCVVQFLEKESSLTEPVIVGLLKFWPKTHSPKEVMFLNELEEILDVIEPSEFSKVMEPLFRQLAKCVSSPHFQVAERALYYWNNEYIMSLISDNAARVLPIMFPALYRNSKSHWNKTIHGLIYNALKLFMEMNQKLFDDCTQQYKAEKQKGRFRMKEREEMWQKIEELARLNPQYPMFRAPPPLPPVYSMETETPTAEDIQLLKRTVETEAVQMLKDIKKEKVLLRRKSELPQDVYTIKALEAHKRAEEFLTASQEAL
- the Ppp2r5d gene encoding serine/threonine-protein phosphatase 2A 56 kDa regulatory subunit delta isoform isoform X2, coding for MGGGGPRLSGRFVRVRANCRRSHRSTRAQRAGGGGETPSGPSAAVQNRSRSRSRRERGRRSGAGAGRAEMPYKLKKEKEPPKLAKGTVKPSSSGKDGGGENTEEAQAQPQAQPQPQPQSQPPASNKRPSNSTPPPTQLSKIKYSGGPQIVKKERRQSSSRFNLSKNRELQKLPALKDSPTQEREELFIQKLRQCCVLFDFVSDPLSDLKFKEVKRAGLNEMVEYITHSRDVVTEAIYPEAVTMFSVNLFRTLPPSSNPTGAEFDPEEDEPTLEAAWPHLQLVYEFFLRFLESPDFQPNIAKKYIDQKFVLALLDLFDSEDPRERDFLKTILHRIYGKFLGLRAYIRRQINHIFYRFIYETEHHNGIAELLEILGSIINGFALPLKEEHKMFLIRVLLPLHKVKSLSVYHPQLAYCVVQFLEKESSLTEPVIVGLLKFWPKTHSPKEVMFLNELEEILDVIEPSEFSKVMEPLFRQLAKCVSSPHFQVAERALYYWNNEYIMSLISDNAARVLPIMFPALYRNSKSHWNKTIHGLIYNALKLFMEMNQKLFDDCTQQYKAEKQKGRFRMKEREEMWQKIEELARLNPQYPMFRAPPPLPPVYSMETETPTAEDIQLLKRTVETEAVQMLKDIKKEKVLLRRKSELPQDVYTIKALEAHKRAEEFLTASQEAL